One Mycobacterium sp. SMC-4 DNA window includes the following coding sequences:
- a CDS encoding TetR/AcrR family transcriptional regulator, translating to MAERWTRQRRVEHTRSLLLDAAEEVVARQGFGAAALEVIADAAGYTRGAIYSHFGTKEELFLAVMERQLQRFLDGFTDIVESFQSLDEMDVDKLAERWRELTIGNPDRAALGYEFTLFLVRNPEARARVAEQRRQTADSLAEYITSHVEKIGGRMRIPASTLARVLIATNEGVTLGSYVDGQDLSRPFLEMILANVEPAG from the coding sequence GGACGAGACAGCGACGGGTCGAGCACACCCGTTCGCTGCTGCTGGACGCCGCCGAGGAAGTCGTCGCACGGCAAGGCTTCGGCGCCGCGGCGCTGGAGGTGATCGCCGACGCGGCCGGGTACACGCGCGGCGCCATCTATTCGCATTTCGGCACCAAAGAGGAGCTGTTCCTCGCGGTGATGGAGCGCCAACTGCAGAGATTCCTGGACGGTTTCACCGACATCGTCGAGTCGTTCCAATCACTCGACGAGATGGATGTCGACAAACTCGCCGAGCGGTGGCGGGAGTTGACGATCGGGAATCCGGACCGCGCCGCGCTGGGGTACGAATTCACACTGTTTCTGGTGCGCAACCCCGAGGCGCGGGCCAGGGTCGCCGAGCAACGGCGCCAGACCGCCGATTCCCTGGCCGAGTACATCACCAGCCACGTCGAGAAGATCGGTGGCCGGATGCGCATTCCCGCATCCACCCTCGCCCGAGTTCTCATCGCGACCAACGAGGGCGTCACACTGGGCAGCTACGTCGACGGCCAGGATCTGTCCCGGCCGTTCCTGGAAATGATCCTCGCCAACGTCGAGCCGGCCGGCTAG